The Candidatus Binataceae bacterium genomic sequence TTGAATCATTGATGGGCGCGATAATGGCGGTCGGGGTTGGCGTCGCCAATGGCAACCTGCTGATAACTTTCGCCAACGAGCTGCGCGAGGAGGGCTACAGCCCGGTGGCCGCCGCGATTCAGGCAGGCCGGATTCGCTTCCGGCCGATTATCATGACGGCGCTCGCCATGATTCTGGGAATGCTGCCGATGGCCTTGGCGCTTGGATCTGGCTCGGAGCAGAACGCTCCGCTGGGCCGCGCGGTTATCGGCGGCCTCGTGGTGGCCACCGCCATGACCCTGTTTGTGGTGCCGGCGGTCTATTCGATCTTCAGCCGCTCGCTGATCGGAAAGCATCAGCGCGACGCCGAAATCGAGGCAATCGGTCTGCCGGGCGCCTAGCCGCGGAAAGAAATGGAAGAAGATCCAAGAGAATATCAGGCCAAGCCGCCCGGCAAGTTTTTCTTTGCTGGATGGGTTGGTGCGATCGCCCTGGCGGTGATCGCGACTGCCGGCCTGGTGCTCGCGCGCGATTTCTGGATCGGCCGCCAGAGCTCCGAGCTTGCGCGCGAGAACGCCATGGGTATGCACGTCCTGGTGAGGCCCGTGATGCATGCTCCGACGGTCCGCCACGTCAAGCTGCCAGCGTCGCTGCGCGGCTTCGATGAGACCGACATCTTTGCGAAGGTTGCCGGCTACCTGGGGAAGATCAACGTTGACAAGGGCGACCGTGTCAGGGCCGGCGAGGTTATCGCTATCGTCGACTCGCCCGAGACCGATCACCAGGTCGCCAACGCTCGCGCCAACTACAACCTGGCGCTAGTGACGGATCGCCGCTACCGGCAACTCCTCGACAGCGGCGTCATATCCCGCCAGGACTTCGACAACCAGCATGCGAACATGCTCCAATTGAGAGCCACCCTGGAACAAATCCTGGCATTGCAGAAGTACGAGGTGGTCACCGCGCCGTTCGATGGGATCGTGTCGTGGCGGTACATCGACCCGGGCCATCTGGTTCCGCAAAGCACCGCGGGCTCAAGTGCGACCAGCGCGATCGTGCAGGTCGCGAGACTGAAGCCCTTGCGCTTGTTCGCGTATATGCCGCAGAACACCGCTCTATTCCTAAGAAATGGCGACCATTCGACGTTTCAAGTGAATGAATATCCCCAGCGTACGTTCGACGGGATCGTGGCGCGGCATCCCCAAGCGCTGGCGGCCGACTCGCGCACGATGATCGTCGAGGTCGATCTGCCCAATGAAGATGTTGCTCTCTATCCGGGCATGTATGGGTTTGTGACCTTCACGGTGTCGACCCCGGGGGGCGCACCTCTGGTGCCGGACGACGCCTTGATCTTCCGCAACAACAGGATTTATGTGCCGATCGTGCGTGCAAATCGACTGCACCTGGTGGAAGTTGGGCTGGGCTTCGACAACGGGGTGTCTGTGCAAA encodes the following:
- a CDS encoding efflux RND transporter periplasmic adaptor subunit, whose product is MEEDPREYQAKPPGKFFFAGWVGAIALAVIATAGLVLARDFWIGRQSSELARENAMGMHVLVRPVMHAPTVRHVKLPASLRGFDETDIFAKVAGYLGKINVDKGDRVRAGEVIAIVDSPETDHQVANARANYNLALVTDRRYRQLLDSGVISRQDFDNQHANMLQLRATLEQILALQKYEVVTAPFDGIVSWRYIDPGHLVPQSTAGSSATSAIVQVARLKPLRLFAYMPQNTALFLRNGDHSTFQVNEYPQRTFDGIVARHPQALAADSRTMIVEVDLPNEDVALYPGMYGFVTFTVSTPGGAPLVPDDALIFRNNRIYVPIVRANRLHLVEVGLGFDNGVSVQ